A stretch of DNA from Hoeflea ulvae:
CTTGCAAAGTGAGGTTGTCGGGATCACAAAATTCGAATATTGTTGCGCCAAATCGACAATTGTTCGGATTTCCTGCGCATGAACCAGCTCGACGCACTCGATATCGAGATTCTGAAGGTGTTACAAACACAGGGCCGGATCTCCAACGCGGCGCTGGCCGAGCGGGTCGGCCTGTCAGCATCGGCCTGTTCGCGTCGGCTCGACATCCTGGAAAAATCCGGCGTCATCAAGGGCTATCACGCGCGGCTGTCGCACAAGGCGCTCGACTACCGGATGATCGCCATCGTCCATATCTCGCTCTCGGGTCAGTTCGCCAAGACGCTGGCGGAATTCGAATCCGCAGTCAAACTCTGCCCCAATGTGCTGGTCTGCTATCTGATGAGCGGCGAATATGATTACATCCTGCGGGTGGCCGCGCGGGATCTCGAGGACTATGAGCGCATCCATCGCGACTGGCTCTCCGCCCTTCCCCATGTGGTCAAGATCAACTCGAGCTTCGCGCTGCGCGAGATCATCGACCGGCCCAATGTCGGGCTGAATTAAATAGGTGAGTATTTTTGTCATGTTATTTTCCGCATGATCTGCTAGAGACGCTCGCAAAGTTGAAAATCAGGAGCTAGATCATGGCACGTCCCGAACCCCGCACGCTGCATGTCACCGGCAAGACCCAGGTGACGCCCAACATGCTGCGTGTCACCCTTGGCGGTCCCGGACTGGCCGGTTTTCCCGATCAGCAGACCAGCGCCTATATCAAGCTGCGTGTGCCCGATGCCGACAGCGGCCGCGAGGTCGTGCGCACCTACACCGTGCGCAACCACCGCGCTGACGAGATCGACGTGGATTTCGCCCTGCATGAAATCTGCGGTCCGGCCACATTCTGGGCGATGAACACGCAGATCGGCGACAGCATCGAGATCGGGGGACCCGGACCGCGCAAGCTGGTCCATGCCGAAGCCGACTGGTTCCTGCTGGTGGGTGACATGACCGCGCTTCCCGCCATCTCCGGCAATATCGAGATGCTGCCCGACACCGCCATCGGCACCGCGGTGATCGAGGTCATGGACGAGGCCGACATCCAGGATATCGCCAGGCCCCGGCATTTCGACATTCAATGGGTGGTCAATCCGCATCCGGGCCAGGACAGTCATCTGCTGGTCGACCGCGTTCGAAACGTGGACTGGTCCGCTGGGACCCCGTCCGTCTGGGCCGCGTGCGAGTTTTCGACCATGCGGCAATTGCGTGATTATTTCCGCGGCGAACGCGGTCTGGAGTCCGGCAATCTCTATATCTCCAGTTACTGGAAACGCGGCAGCAACGAAGACAACCACAAGATCGCCAAGCGCGAGGACGCCATGGCCTGAGCGGCCGGCTCCTTACAAACAGATCGACCGCCGGACGTTCCGACGGTCGATCATATGCATGGCATTCTGCGCCACGTCCGCCAGGCTGTGCGACGTCCGCACCTGCCCGATCAGCGCATCTGGCTGATCAGCGCCAATAAGGCGGCTGGCCGTAATGGGCGTAAAGCCGTTCCTGCTCCGTCAGGGTCCAGTCATAGTCGGAACCACGGTCATATTTCGGCGCGCCTTCAACCTGTTCCTTGGTGACATCGACCCGGTAGCCGCCGAGTTCCTCGTCATATTTCAGCTTTTCCCAGGGCAGCGGGTAGTGATCGTCGCCGATGCCGAAGAAGCCGCCGAAGCTCAACACGGCATAGGACACCTTGCCGCCGACCTTCTCGATCATCACTTTTTCGATGGAGCCGATGTGGCGGCCCGAGCGGTCATAGACCTCGGTGCCTGCAACCTTGTCGCTGCCGATCACGGAGGAATTTTCCTTGGTGAGTGTGGACATGAGTTTCTCCTTTGGATGTTCTGCTTTGGCCGGCTTTCTTGAGCTTCCCGATCTGGTGTTTGCCCGTGTTGCCTGCCATGCTGAGACAACGCTGTGACCGATGGCTCGTTCCCGCAAAGATTGTGATATTTTCGCGGCGGACCACCCAATTGCGGTCGCATTTTGCGACTGGAAAAACACGCGGGCGTCCCGGCAACCGCCGCCTAGCTTGACACCGGCTCACCGCCATTGGGGTGCAGCACCTGGCCGCTCATATAGCTTGAATCCTCGCAGGCCAGGAAGAGATAGCACGGCGCCACCTCATTGGGCTGGCCCGGCCGTCCCAGCGGCGTGTGACGTCCGAAACTCTCCACCTTGTCGGGCGGGAACGTGGCGGGAATGAGCGGCGTCCAGATCGGCCCGGGAGCCACGCCATTGACGCGAATGCCCTGCGGCGCGAGTTTGTGCGCCAGCGCCCGGACCAGCGCCACAATCGCGCCCTTGGTTGCCGAATAATCGATCAGCAGGTCCTGGCCGCGATAGGCGGTGACCGAGGTCGTGCAGATGATCGCCGACCCGGCGGCAAGATGCGGCAGGGCTGCCTGGATGATGAAGAACTGGCCGAACACATTGGTCTCAAAGGTCTGGCGCAGCTGTTGCTCTGCGATGTCCGCAATGTCTTCCCGGGCATGCTGCTCGGCGGCATTCGCAATGACGACATCCAGCCTGCCGAAACGCTCGACCACCTTGTCTACCGCATTCACGCAGAACGCGCAGTCTCCCACGTCGCCCTGAAGGGTGATGGCTTGAGCGCCTTCCTGCTCGACCAGGCGCCGGGTGTTCTCGGCGTCTTCCTGCTCTTCCTTGTAAAGGATGGCGATCTGCGCGCCTTCCCGGGCAAACAATTGCGCTGTTGCGCGCCCTATGCCCGAATCGCCACCGCTGATAAGCGCCACGCGCCCGGCCAGTCGCCCCGAGCCGGGATAGCGTGGTTCATGTTCGGGCTTGTCCTTCATCCTGGCTTCATGGCCTGGCTGATCCTGCAGGGCGGTTGTCATGGTCCTCTCCTGGGTTCGGTTGAACATCTCCAACAAAACTCAGCCCCGACGCAAAAGTTCCGGCCGCCGACCCCGGCAAGAGGTGCGCGGGGGAACGCTCACGCGGATCGGGCGTTTTCCCGCAGGCGCACAGTTGAAACGAAAGGAGTTGATCATGCCCGCCACTTCGAAAGCCCAGCAGAAGGCCGCCGGCGCCGCCCTGTCGGCCAAACGCGGCGAAACCAGACCGTCCGAGCTCAAGGGCGCATCGCGCGACATGTATGAGAGCATGAGCGAAGAGGAACTTGACGACCTGGCGTCGACCCCGCGCGAGGATCTGCCCGACCGCGCCTCGGACGACTGACCGGACAATACGTGAGCGACAGGCGATACCTGTGCCGCTCACGCCATAGGGTGGCGCGCGCCGGTCAGCTGCGGAAACGACCACCGGTCATCACCCCCGACGATGCCGTGCCACGACCGCCTGTGCCGCTTTTGATCCCTTAAAGAAACAGCGATTCGCCCTGCTCGTCGATCACCTGCCGGGCCTTGCGCAGCGTCGCCGCCTCGACCTCCTCCCGGTTGGAAAACACGTCGGCGCGCACCAGCTTGTGCTCCTTCGCCGCCTCGCCCTCACCCTTGACGATGCGTCCGGCAAGCCGCCACTGCCCGCCCTCGGCGATCGGCTCGGCAAAAATCAGGAAATCCTTGTAGACCTCCGGATCATTGGCCGCCTGCGGCGGGTTGGACGCGGAACTGCCGCCGAAAAGGGTTCGAATGCTGTCCAGGATTCCGGCCATGTCATCTCCTCAAGCTCTGTGTCTTCATCCGGCGATCGTCACCGCACTTCGTGTCAAACCGGTTGCGCAAGTGTCATGTCCGGATCACACTTGGCGATTATGCCTGACCGGCACAGGCTGCGCACAGCCCCGGGTGCCGGTTCGATTGCCTGCGCCGGCAATCCGCATGCAGTTCTTTTTAGTTCAACAGTGAGGAGAAAGTCCATGAAAGACCAACGCGTTCTCAACAGGCTGCACCCGATCTCGCGCCGTGCGCTGCTCGGCGGCATGGCCGCAACCGGCACCCTCGCGCTGGTCCATCCCTTTACCGCCCGCGCCGCCGCCAACCAGGCGCATCTGCGGATCATGGAAACCACCGATCTGCATGTGCATGTCTTTCCCTATGATTATTACGGCGACAAGCCCAACGACACCATGGGCCTGGCCCGCACCGCCTCGATCATCGACCAGATCCGCGCCGAGGCGCGCAATTCGATCCTCGTCGACAATGGCGACTTCCTGCAGGGCAATCCGATGGGCGATTACATCGCCTATCAGCGAGGCATGAAAGAGGGTGACATGCACCCGATCATCTCCGCCATGAATGTGCTGGGCTATGACGGCGGAACGCTGGGCAATCACGAGTTCAATTATGGCCTCGACTTCCTGTTCAACGTCATCGCCGGCGCCAATTTCCCGATGGTCTGCGCCAACCTGACCAGAGGCACACTCGCCGCCAATCCGCGCGACGATGATCTGTTTTTGAAACCCTACATGATCATTGACCGGATGATCACCGATGGCGCCGGCGCCGAGCATCCGGTGAAGATCGGATTGATCGGCTTCCTGCCGCCGCAGATCATGACCTGGGATTCCCGCCACCTGGCCGGCAACGCCGCCACCCGCGACATCGTCAAGGCAGCCGAAGCCTGGGTGCCGCAGATGCGCGAGGAAGGTGCGGATATCGTCATCGCGCTGTCGCATTCGGGCATTGGCCAGCAGGACTGGGCCGAAAATCTCGAAAACGCTTCTGTGCCGCTCGCCGCCGTGCCCGGCATCGACGCCATCGTCACCGGTCACAGCCACCTCGATTTTCCGGGACCGAAATTCGACGGCTTTGCCGGCGTCGACAATGCCAAGGGCACCATATCGGGCAAACCCGGCGTGATGGGAGGCTTCTGGGGATCGCATCTGGGTCTTATCGACCTGATGCTCGAACGCGACGGCAACAGTTGGACCATTGTCGGACACTCATCCGAAGCCCGGCCGATCTATGACCGCGTCGACCGCAAGGTCGTGGCGCTGGTGGCCGACAAGCCGGAGGTGCTGGCCGCCGCCCAGGCCGAGCATGACGCGACGCTCGCCTATGTGCGCACCGCCGTCGGCAAGACATCGGCGCCGCTGCATTCCTATTTCGCCCTTGTCGCCGATGATCCCTCGGTGCAGATCGTCAGCCAGGCGCAGACCTGGTACATCACCGACATGCTGTCGCAGACCGAATGGAAGGACCTGCCGGTGCTCTCCGCCGCCGCCCCCTTCAAGGCCGGCGGCCGTGGCGGCGCCGATTACTACACCGACGTGCCCGCAGGTGACATCGCCATCAAGAATGTTTCGGATCTCTATCTCTATCCAAACACGGTCCAGGCCGTACTTATCACCGGCGCCCAGGTCCGCAACTGGCTGGAAATGTCAGCCGGCATCTTCAACCAGGTCACGCCCGGCGCAACCGATGTCGATCTGATCAATGGCGATTTCCCGTCCTACAATTTCGATGTCATCGACGGGGTCACCTACCAGATCGACCTGACCCAGCCGGCCCGTTACACGCCCAAGGGCGAGCTTCAAAACCCTGACTCCAACCGGATTCGAAATCTCAGCTTCAACGGAGAACCCGTTGATCCGGAGCAACGATTTGTGGTCGCCACCAACAATTACCGCGGTGGCGGCGGCGGCAATTTCCCCGACATCGGTCCCGACAAGGTGATCTTCCAGGCCCCCGACACCAACCGCGACGTCATTGTCCGCTACATTGTCGACAAGGGCACCATCAACCCCTCCGCCGATGCCAACTGGAGCTTCGCGCCGGTCGAAGGCGCTTCCGCACTGTTTTCCACCGGAGCGAAGGCCCGGGAGTTCTCGGCCGCCGTCGAGGGCGTTTCCATCGAGCCCGCAGGCGATGGCGCCGACGGATTTGCCCTGTTTCGCATCACGCTGTGAGGCCTGGTGAAGCGGGCGGTCCCGGCCCTCTGGCACCGGAACCGCGCAAGCCCGGACTGCGTCTGTCTGCTGTCCGGCGCCGCGGCGCGGGGTCAACCGGCATCCGTCCGCACCCCCAATAATAAGGGGCTAAGATTTCGCCCCGGCGTTAGCCATTTGATCACCGGGCCATGAAATCCTGCGCCTTGTTGAGCCCACGGAGGGAAGACACATGCAAGGCATCATACGCCGCGCGACACCGCGCAGCAAAACACGGATCCGGGCAAGGATTGCCTGCCGCGGTCACAAGACCGTCGGATCGGTGCTGGATCTCTCCGAACTCGGTGCATGCCTGTACCTTTCCTTCGACATTCCGGTGGCCTTCGGCAACACCATCACCATCGACACCCCGGAAATGGGCCATTTGAGCGGCACCGTGCGCTGGACGCGCGAGTCCCGGGTCGGCGTGCAACTCGAGCACTCGTCCAACACCGAGGCCAAGGTCGGCAGCTACTTCAAGCAGATCGGCCGCTGACAGCCAGGCTAGCGCCCCGCTTTGCCGCAATCGCTTCTGCCCGCGGCAGGTGGCTCAAACCAGCCGCACGGTCCAGCCATGGCCTGCGGCTGCCGCGCCGCGGTTCACCGGGTCTTAACCGCGTCGGATTTTCGGATTTCCCATTAGCGATTTGATTACCGCGGCTTGTCACACTGCCGCTCTGACAGACAGGGAGCGGATGAGATGAAGGGATTCAAGGGGCGCACCCTCAAGCGCGACAAGACACGCCTGCCGGCACGCATCGACTGCATGGGCCAGAAGACCGCCGGCGCGGTGCTCGATCTCTCCCAGCACGGCATCTGCCTGATGCTCTACCACAACATTCCAGTCGGCCCCGGCGACAAGATCACCGTGGAAACCGAGGAAATGGGCCTGCTGATCGGAACCGCGCGCTGGAACCGGCCACCGCGCATCGGCGCCGAACTGGTGCTCACCTCCAACAATCGCGCCAAGGTGGAAAGCTATTACCGGATGTTCCGGGACAACCGCCAGCCGGCCTGACACCATAAAAC
This window harbors:
- a CDS encoding Lrp/AsnC family transcriptional regulator, which translates into the protein MNQLDALDIEILKVLQTQGRISNAALAERVGLSASACSRRLDILEKSGVIKGYHARLSHKALDYRMIAIVHISLSGQFAKTLAEFESAVKLCPNVLVCYLMSGEYDYILRVAARDLEDYERIHRDWLSALPHVVKINSSFALREIIDRPNVGLN
- a CDS encoding siderophore-interacting protein; translated protein: MARPEPRTLHVTGKTQVTPNMLRVTLGGPGLAGFPDQQTSAYIKLRVPDADSGREVVRTYTVRNHRADEIDVDFALHEICGPATFWAMNTQIGDSIEIGGPGPRKLVHAEADWFLLVGDMTALPAISGNIEMLPDTAIGTAVIEVMDEADIQDIARPRHFDIQWVVNPHPGQDSHLLVDRVRNVDWSAGTPSVWAACEFSTMRQLRDYFRGERGLESGNLYISSYWKRGSNEDNHKIAKREDAMA
- a CDS encoding PRC-barrel domain-containing protein, which encodes MSTLTKENSSVIGSDKVAGTEVYDRSGRHIGSIEKVMIEKVGGKVSYAVLSFGGFFGIGDDHYPLPWEKLKYDEELGGYRVDVTKEQVEGAPKYDRGSDYDWTLTEQERLYAHYGQPPYWR
- a CDS encoding SDR family oxidoreductase; its protein translation is MTTALQDQPGHEARMKDKPEHEPRYPGSGRLAGRVALISGGDSGIGRATAQLFAREGAQIAILYKEEQEDAENTRRLVEQEGAQAITLQGDVGDCAFCVNAVDKVVERFGRLDVVIANAAEQHAREDIADIAEQQLRQTFETNVFGQFFIIQAALPHLAAGSAIICTTSVTAYRGQDLLIDYSATKGAIVALVRALAHKLAPQGIRVNGVAPGPIWTPLIPATFPPDKVESFGRHTPLGRPGQPNEVAPCYLFLACEDSSYMSGQVLHPNGGEPVSS
- a CDS encoding DUF3008 family protein, producing MPATSKAQQKAAGAALSAKRGETRPSELKGASRDMYESMSEEELDDLASTPREDLPDRASDD
- a CDS encoding HlyU family transcriptional regulator, producing MAGILDSIRTLFGGSSASNPPQAANDPEVYKDFLIFAEPIAEGGQWRLAGRIVKGEGEAAKEHKLVRADVFSNREEVEAATLRKARQVIDEQGESLFL
- a CDS encoding bifunctional 2',3'-cyclic-nucleotide 2'-phosphodiesterase/3'-nucleotidase, whose product is MKDQRVLNRLHPISRRALLGGMAATGTLALVHPFTARAAANQAHLRIMETTDLHVHVFPYDYYGDKPNDTMGLARTASIIDQIRAEARNSILVDNGDFLQGNPMGDYIAYQRGMKEGDMHPIISAMNVLGYDGGTLGNHEFNYGLDFLFNVIAGANFPMVCANLTRGTLAANPRDDDLFLKPYMIIDRMITDGAGAEHPVKIGLIGFLPPQIMTWDSRHLAGNAATRDIVKAAEAWVPQMREEGADIVIALSHSGIGQQDWAENLENASVPLAAVPGIDAIVTGHSHLDFPGPKFDGFAGVDNAKGTISGKPGVMGGFWGSHLGLIDLMLERDGNSWTIVGHSSEARPIYDRVDRKVVALVADKPEVLAAAQAEHDATLAYVRTAVGKTSAPLHSYFALVADDPSVQIVSQAQTWYITDMLSQTEWKDLPVLSAAAPFKAGGRGGADYYTDVPAGDIAIKNVSDLYLYPNTVQAVLITGAQVRNWLEMSAGIFNQVTPGATDVDLINGDFPSYNFDVIDGVTYQIDLTQPARYTPKGELQNPDSNRIRNLSFNGEPVDPEQRFVVATNNYRGGGGGNFPDIGPDKVIFQAPDTNRDVIVRYIVDKGTINPSADANWSFAPVEGASALFSTGAKAREFSAAVEGVSIEPAGDGADGFALFRITL
- a CDS encoding PilZ domain-containing protein yields the protein MQGIIRRATPRSKTRIRARIACRGHKTVGSVLDLSELGACLYLSFDIPVAFGNTITIDTPEMGHLSGTVRWTRESRVGVQLEHSSNTEAKVGSYFKQIGR
- a CDS encoding PilZ domain-containing protein, giving the protein MKGFKGRTLKRDKTRLPARIDCMGQKTAGAVLDLSQHGICLMLYHNIPVGPGDKITVETEEMGLLIGTARWNRPPRIGAELVLTSNNRAKVESYYRMFRDNRQPA